The Cervus elaphus chromosome 20, mCerEla1.1, whole genome shotgun sequence genomic interval GCCCTGTAGCTGACCCCATCCTACTCTCAATTGTAATCTTCATATTTTACCCTCACAAACACCTATGGGGTAAGTAAACACTGCTATCACACACCCCAACAAATAGGATGTGGGGGCCCCATAGGCCAAGGACAGGATGCTTCCCAGGGACctgtgtatgcctgtgtgtgctaagtctctccagtcgtgtccaacactttgtgaccccatggactgtagaccaccaggctcctctgtccatgggattctccaggcaagaatactggaatgagttgccatgccctcctccaggggatcttcctgacccaagggttgaactcgtgtctcttacgtctcctgaactggcaggcaggttctttaccactagcgccacctgggaagccctggaactTGGGTGCCTCCAGTTCCTTtctagattgtgcttcatccatttcccttcctctctgcagACCCACTGTGGAAACAGCACTGCCAGGACTTCAGAGCGCCAGGCTCTCAGTGAGTTCCCTGACCTCTCGCACACAGGCTGTGGGAGCTCCTCAGCCCTTGGCGAGGGCCATTCTCACACAAGAACAGAGAACGGGGCCTGGCTTTCCTGTGGTCTGTGAGGACTGCGCCCTGCAAGGTGGTGGCTGGTGCCTGGGCATGTAGTCACACGGGAGCACTCTGGTTTTATGTTGCTGCTTTACTTGTCACACGTATGGCCTCTCTCTCCACCCAAGCTGCATGCTCTGTGAGAGCAAGAGCCCTCACTGATACTCTCTTTGCTCCCAGGAAGCCTGGGCAGTGATGGGCAGGAAATGGGGGCTCAGTGAGCCCCCGTGATTGATGAGATTTGGGGCAGGGCACAGGGGGGCCCAGCCCTGTGCTGCTCATGCTGACCACAGTGAGTGTGCAATGATGCAAGCTGCCTTTTCAGCCTAAGCCTCGGCTTCCTGCTCtcccgggtgtgtgtgtgtgtccctgagAACACCAGGCCTGCGCACAGTAGGTGCCCTCCCCCCACTCCTACCTGTGCTGCCCCTTACGCTGTGGAAGCACGAGCAGGCAGAAAGTAGGGACAGCCTCTCCTAGAGGGCAAGGGCCAGCTACCAGGCACTCCTTTCCCCTTGGCCATCGGAGGTCTGGGGGTGGGCGCCATGGCCTGGGGATGGAAGAAATAAACTCACGTTATCTGTCTTTCTGCCCCCAAGGAGAAAGACAGTCTGTCTGGAACCACGGAGATTCTGAGCCAGGAGGTGTGCTGACAGCCTGGGCTGTTGTTGGACAAGCAAGGTCAAAGCCATCCAGCCCAGGAGGTGCTGCCCTTCCAGAGGGGCCGAGGGTGGGGGAAGCCTGTGACTACCCCTTTTGGGCTGCCCATGGAGTAACCAGAGCCACTTCTAGTGATGGGGAGGGAATTCCTCTGTGTTTCAGAGGGAATCCACAGgcccaagagagagaaaaaggtccCAAATCCCTCCAGTTGCTTTGAAATTTCAAAAAGAGGTGAAGGTGCATCTATGCCAGCAAGAACTTGTGGGGAGTCACTGGGGAAAACTTAAGGATAAGGTGGGGCAAATTTGAGTGTGCAAACAAGCAGGATGGCCGGTTTACTGAACAGccgccttttcctcctccttatCGGGACTCAGAGCCTCAGGCTCCCCCTCCCCAGCGGGCTCTGCCAGCGGCTCCTTGGGCAGGAGGTACCGCGCCAGCTGCTCCAGGTCCCCCAGGCTTATCCTCTGCAGGCGCTCCTCGTGCTCCCgcctcagcagctgcagcactgCCTCGGTGTCCTGGGGCCCAAAGTGTTTGGCCAGGACCTGGCCCAGATGGTGCcacaggggctggggctggcggGCGTCCTCGGGCGCCGGCTTCTCCAGGGGCCGCGTGACCACATTGATGGAGGCATTGGGCCCGATGCGGTAGTCGGAGAGCTGCTTGTCATCCGCCAGCAGCTGGCCGTGGACGAGCAGGTGCTGCTGCTCCTCCGGCACATGCAGCCGCTCGGACACCAGCTTCTTCAGCATGGCCACACTCTCCTGTCCCGACACCTTCAGGCTACATCTCCGGCCCAGGAGCAGCTTGACTGTGAGGAACATCGGGCTGCCAGCAGATTCAGGAGGGATCCATGCTCTGGAGGCTGCCCTGAGGGTGAAGGGGTTCTGTAGGAGAAGGTTTATGTGTGTGGCTTCTCCTTATCAATGGAGGGCAGTGGTCCCAGGAGGCCGAGGGCCGGGCCCAAGACGACAGCCATTGGCTGATGCGTGGTGATGTCACAATGCCGCTTATCAGAGGGCTCATTTCCAGAGTGGGACTTAAGGGAAATGAGAGGGGCATTTGGGACACAGAACATTCCTTCCTCCTTTAGAGGAGAAAtgaggggagaagagggggaagaaaaggagggtAGGGAAAGCCAACATAGGACTAGGAGaaaggagagcaggagggtgaaaCAAGAGGGTCCAAAGGACAGGGTGGCAGAAGGAAACATGTCCATGTTGCCTCATTCAGCACTATTTCATGCCCTTTCTGCTGGAACCCATCCCCAAGGAGAGATCATATCATGATAGATACTTCCTGCTCTAATTTATCAAGGGTCCTCCTTCTGTCACACACTTGACATGCTCTCTTGGATTGGGTTTCCCAGACGCAGAGACAGGGATTCTCAAGCACATACATAGTTGGGAGGTAACCCCAGGATGCTCCTGTAAGCAGGATCGAGAAAGCGAGACCGATAAGGGTGGGCAGCCCACACTGCATCAGTGAGCAGATGGCCTTTGTGGTCAACTAGGAGCTCTTAGTCCCACCGTGCACCTTGGGAGGCCACATGGAATACACCAGCCGTGCTGTTGGGGAAATAAAGAAGCTGGATCTGTGTGCTCTCAGTCCTGCCTTTGGTCAGTGGGGTGCTAACTTGGTACTGGTGGTCtgaatgcgtgcagagcaagctCCAGGGACCAAAGGAGACCCTTAGGCAGAGACTTGCAGGAGCTGGCAATAACTTTAACTCTCTCCACTCCCATCTCACCCCCATTCCCTACTCACAAATAATTCTCTCTTGTCGCAATTAAAGCCCACTCAACCAAAAGAATGAGACAACCTGAGGGAGGTGCCAGGACACAAAAGTCACTGTAAAACCTGGCAATGGCGGCTAGCTGCTCCCACCCCAGGGTCAGACCACCTGGGATGATTCACTCTCCTCTCAAGGGTTGAGACAAGATAAAAACCTAGAACCTAAACAAATCCCTTGTGACCTTTGAATTCCAGAGCCAGCTAACCCCACCTGGGCCCAGCCCCTTTTGCAGAAATGAATCTGCTGGAACCCATCTTAAGCAACAGGGAGCACGGAGGGGCTCAGGCTGGGCCGCCGGCAGCGTCTGCTGCAAGGCCCGACCTTAGTGAATCCTCCCGGCCTCTGGGGCAGGTACTGTCCTACCCTCCACCTGCCAGAGGAGACGGTGGGGCTGCTCACTCTCACCGCCAGCAGGCGGCACACTAGTTTGGCCTCCTGCGGCATCTGCTCTGTGCCCTCTGGGTGCCCGAGGGTGCCCGGGGCTCTGAGGCCAATAAGGAGGGAACATGCTGGGGCCTCTGGTGTCAGCAACTTCTGTGGCCTCAGTAGGTTTCTCTTCCACTCAAAGGTCTCCTGGGCTGAGCCTGGTGAATGTGCTGACACATTTAAGTCCATGAGGAAGGCAATGGGTGCACTTTGGAAATGAGTGAGCCTGGAGGCCTGGCTGACGCCCCACAGCTGGTGGGGAATATTGTCAGGGGTGCACTCACTTCTCCCCAACACTTTGTGCTCCACGTCTGCTCCCGGCAAGAACCTGTTCTTTCCTCTTGTCCCCTCttcttccccctttccttcctctccctaGGGCCTGGGCTGCACTTGATTGAGACTGTTGCCACAGCCCTGGACTTCCAGACCTCACCCTTCCACAGCACTGGGCTGATTCCCTACCCAGGTTGCGCCTGCCTCCACCCCTCTCCTCTGACTCTGGCAGCCTTGGACAGCAGAAGAACACACCCACAAATGCCACAGACTCAGctgccttcttccttcctccgAACCCATGTTCTCATCTCCAGCAGGGGACCAAATTCTAGTCCATCAAGAAACTAAGCTAAAAAGTCAGGAATCTCACCCCAAGAATGAATGACCCCGAGGGAGCGGGACTGGAAGGAGGCGATGCACTATGAATTCTGAGCCACTGGCTGGAAGAAAGTGAGGGTCTGAACTGGGCTGGGATTGGTGGGGATGCAAAGGAGGAGCAGATTTTGGATTTTGTTCCAAGGAAGAACA includes:
- the UBL4B gene encoding ubiquitin-like protein 4B, with the protein product MFLTVKLLLGRRCSLKVSGQESVAMLKKLVSERLHVPEEQQHLLVHGQLLADDKQLSDYRIGPNASINVVTRPLEKPAPEDARQPQPLWHHLGQVLAKHFGPQDTEAVLQLLRREHEERLQRISLGDLEQLARYLLPKEPLAEPAGEGEPEALSPDKEEEKAAVQ